ATGTTGGAAATCTGAGTTATTCTGTATCCAACGAGCAATTGGAAGAGTTATTTGCCAATTATGGCGAAATCAAGCGCGTTAACATCATCGACGGCAAAGGCTTTGGCTTTGTCGAAATGTCTACTGCCGATGAAGCAGAAAAAGCGAAAGAGGCTCTAAACGGTCAGGATTTTGAAGGCCGCACTTTAAGAGTTGATGAAGCTCGTCCGCGCGAAAATAAACCCAGAAGAGACAATTATCGTCGGTAGCAGAATATTTTTCATACTATAGATGATTATGGGCTGTCGGTTGACAGCCCTTTTTTTATGTTGTCC
The DNA window shown above is from Candidatus Zixiibacteriota bacterium and carries:
- a CDS encoding RNA-binding protein, coding for MPSSNLYVGNLSYSVSNEQLEELFANYGEIKRVNIIDGKGFGFVEMSTADEAEKAKEALNGQDFEGRTLRVDEARPRENKPRRDNYRR